A window from Fodinibius salicampi encodes these proteins:
- a CDS encoding efflux RND transporter permease subunit — MKALAKKAVERPVTFFMVSLIVIGFGLFGLSNLRLNLYPDVSFPTITVYTTYEGVAPGDMETLVTRPIEEAVGSISGVREVRSMSNQGTSIVKLDFDWGTNLYNAESDVRKELDFVRRTIPDDAEQPIVFSYDPNQEPIIVLTLTSDIRSPRELRTIAEQDLEQHLERIPGVASSETSGGYERQINIDISNEQMRAYNLSISTIANKLQQENIQVPAGELIEGRTIYSLRTIGEFKNVEQIRNTIITVREGEPLMLRDVATVEDGVAQPIGNVHVNGEQGVILNIYRQSDANVVTTANSVVDNIDNLNRILPDDVSIDVLTNKANFIETSIDNLLWTGLQAVILVVLILLAFLRSGRSALIIAISIPVSIISTFSIMDWADLSLNIISLSGLTLAVGMVVDDAVVVLENIFRFKEEGHDRDEASVWGAQEVAVPVVISTLTTLVVFIPILFVPGIAGFLFRDLALTISFALSVSSIVALSLIPMMSSQLLDSTESDSAKDSYLKQLLDWSRGNIFKRILASPLLLVGAIIYPIIWGFKYVGKKIGLFFNKKVGPFIDRALDRMESAYRQRLTTLLNHSGTVVTSAVLLFLLTLPIFGFLGGEFFPEVDDNTFILNVQREPGVSLIELERSVSRIEQIINKEVPETRLVVSDFGDKEGIEGADNPGGYNGRVRVELVPQSERSRSERVIVASLLQELTQVPGTDIKEVQEDPLSPEGESGLIVQIFGYEPEQREELANVAKSRLQDIDGIANVYSAAEEGRPELQITMDRERISRLDMNTSQVASALGNAVKGNLATTYVDQGVEFEVMVQLQESDKTSIDDLRNLQVETPGGEWVPLANLARIERYSGPTNIIRINQERITEITADLADLDLKEASSQVRQQLDTINWPDGYRYEISGTAEDQQASFNYLMIAFIIAGILTYMVMASQFESLVEPFIIILTIPLALTGVLLMLWITGTSISVTSMVGLILLSGIVVNNGIVMIDYIKILQARKMERNEAIIKGAVRRLRPILMTAFTTILSMVPLALELGSGSETWSPMARTVIGGLAMSTFLMLFVVPCLYQLINIMVENFGFDSVHKEDPLLQSELK, encoded by the coding sequence ATGAAAGCACTTGCTAAAAAAGCGGTTGAGCGTCCGGTCACTTTTTTCATGGTGAGCCTGATCGTCATTGGATTCGGGCTTTTCGGACTCTCCAATCTCAGACTTAACCTCTATCCTGACGTATCATTTCCAACCATAACCGTTTATACCACATATGAAGGAGTGGCGCCGGGAGATATGGAAACGCTTGTTACACGCCCCATAGAGGAAGCGGTAGGAAGTATCAGTGGAGTTAGAGAGGTGCGGTCGATGTCTAACCAAGGAACTTCGATTGTTAAGCTGGATTTTGACTGGGGAACCAATTTATATAATGCAGAATCGGATGTGCGGAAGGAACTTGATTTCGTACGTCGAACGATCCCTGACGATGCCGAACAACCTATCGTCTTTTCATACGACCCGAACCAAGAACCTATCATAGTCCTCACGCTGACTTCCGACATACGGAGTCCCCGAGAACTCCGAACCATTGCCGAACAAGATCTCGAACAACACTTGGAACGTATTCCCGGCGTGGCATCCAGCGAGACCTCCGGAGGTTATGAACGGCAAATCAATATCGATATCAGCAATGAACAGATGCGGGCCTACAATCTCAGCATTTCAACCATTGCAAATAAGCTGCAGCAAGAAAACATACAGGTCCCCGCCGGTGAACTTATTGAGGGACGTACCATTTATTCCCTTCGTACGATCGGTGAATTCAAAAATGTAGAACAAATACGGAATACTATAATTACCGTTCGCGAGGGCGAACCTCTCATGCTTAGGGATGTGGCCACGGTAGAAGACGGTGTTGCACAGCCCATCGGCAATGTGCACGTAAATGGTGAACAGGGAGTCATCCTGAATATTTATCGCCAAAGCGATGCCAATGTGGTTACGACCGCCAATTCCGTAGTCGATAATATTGACAACTTAAATCGTATCCTCCCCGACGACGTTTCCATTGACGTGCTCACTAATAAAGCAAACTTTATTGAAACATCCATCGATAACTTACTATGGACAGGTCTGCAAGCCGTCATATTGGTAGTCCTTATTCTGCTGGCTTTCCTTCGTAGTGGGCGATCGGCTCTCATCATAGCCATTTCCATACCCGTTTCCATCATATCTACATTCAGCATTATGGATTGGGCAGACCTGAGCCTGAATATCATTTCACTCTCAGGCCTTACACTAGCTGTGGGAATGGTAGTGGATGATGCCGTAGTTGTGCTGGAAAATATATTTCGCTTTAAAGAAGAGGGGCACGATAGAGATGAGGCCTCAGTTTGGGGAGCACAGGAAGTAGCGGTACCTGTCGTCATATCTACACTGACTACGCTTGTAGTCTTCATTCCCATCCTGTTTGTTCCAGGTATCGCCGGATTCCTCTTCCGTGATTTGGCCCTCACTATCTCTTTTGCGCTTTCGGTATCCTCCATTGTTGCGCTCAGTCTCATTCCCATGATGAGTTCTCAATTATTGGATTCCACAGAATCCGATAGTGCCAAAGATTCCTATCTTAAGCAACTGCTAGACTGGAGCCGGGGAAATATCTTTAAACGAATATTAGCTTCACCATTACTTTTGGTAGGAGCAATTATTTATCCGATTATTTGGGGATTCAAGTATGTAGGCAAGAAGATCGGATTGTTCTTCAATAAAAAAGTAGGCCCATTTATCGACAGAGCGCTTGACCGTATGGAATCCGCATACCGACAACGATTAACAACACTTTTAAATCATAGCGGTACCGTTGTAACCTCAGCAGTACTGCTGTTCCTGCTGACATTGCCAATATTCGGTTTTCTTGGCGGAGAATTTTTTCCTGAAGTTGATGACAATACGTTTATCCTGAATGTTCAAAGGGAACCGGGCGTAAGCTTAATTGAGCTGGAACGTTCAGTCTCCCGGATTGAGCAAATCATCAACAAAGAAGTACCGGAGACGCGGCTTGTGGTATCCGATTTTGGAGATAAAGAAGGCATTGAGGGTGCCGACAATCCCGGTGGATACAACGGAAGGGTTCGTGTAGAATTAGTTCCGCAAAGTGAACGCTCCCGGTCCGAGAGGGTTATTGTCGCTTCCCTGCTTCAAGAACTTACCCAAGTGCCCGGAACAGATATCAAAGAAGTTCAGGAAGACCCTTTAAGTCCGGAAGGAGAAAGCGGACTTATCGTACAAATATTCGGATATGAACCTGAACAAAGAGAAGAACTGGCAAATGTTGCAAAAAGTAGATTACAGGATATCGACGGCATAGCCAATGTGTATAGTGCCGCAGAAGAAGGACGTCCAGAGCTACAAATTACAATGGACAGGGAGCGTATTTCACGACTGGATATGAACACTTCTCAGGTAGCTTCGGCCCTTGGAAATGCTGTTAAGGGCAATTTAGCAACTACTTATGTAGATCAGGGAGTAGAATTTGAAGTTATGGTCCAACTTCAAGAATCTGATAAGACTAGTATTGATGATCTTAGAAACCTACAGGTAGAAACACCCGGCGGAGAATGGGTACCGCTTGCAAACCTGGCCCGCATAGAACGTTATAGCGGTCCAACTAATATCATTAGAATTAACCAGGAACGCATTACTGAAATAACCGCTGATCTGGCTGACCTGGATTTAAAAGAAGCTAGTTCTCAAGTACGTCAGCAACTTGATACAATTAACTGGCCGGACGGATATCGATATGAAATTTCAGGTACGGCCGAAGACCAACAAGCATCATTTAATTATTTAATGATTGCTTTTATCATCGCCGGTATTCTTACCTACATGGTCATGGCCTCACAATTTGAAAGCTTGGTAGAGCCGTTTATTATTATTCTCACCATCCCACTGGCCCTAACTGGTGTTTTGTTGATGCTATGGATAACGGGCACTTCTATCAGCGTTACGTCTATGGTGGGACTGATACTCTTGTCGGGTATTGTTGTTAATAATGGTATTGTTATGATCGACTATATTAAAATCCTACAGGCCCGTAAAATGGAGCGTAACGAAGCTATAATCAAAGGGGCTGTACGACGCCTCCGACCAATACTCATGACAGCTTTTACAACGATCTTGTCAATGGTCCCTCTTGCCTTGGAGCTAGGCTCAGGTTCCGAAACATGGAGTCCTATGGCCCGAACGGTTATCGGCGGACTGGCCATGTCTACGTTCCTGATGCTTTTTGTTGTTCCCTGCCTCTATCAACTTATTAACATCATGGTAGAGAACTTCGGATTCGATTCAGTCCATAAAGAAGATCCTTTGCTGCAATCGGAATTGAAATAA
- a CDS encoding efflux RND transporter permease subunit yields MKKFTLAGSVLKRPISVIMVTLVIIGFGVFSLSNLKVTLTPSLNIPILAISTSYSNVAPEDMQTLIVEPIEGAISAVEGIETLESNISKGSAFIILRLKAGVNIRHTELKVREELSRIRNELPEEAAEPVIFQFDPDNFPVMRLSLDSDHTGLDELRRLGVEFIEPRIERLKGVASADTRGGLERKIFINVSPMSLAQHRLIPSDIESALRSNNVQVPIGDIQNGQNSFSLRATSMYSNVEQIRQTIVTVTEEGVPVRIKDIAEVEDSFAEITTLVEINGKNSVSLEVQKKSDANTLDVVNAVKDQLSNINNNLPPDVSLQVLTDDGENIENSISNLTQSALAALLVVIVVLLLFMGGWRISLVVAATIPVSITASFGAMYAAGLSLNILTITALALAIGLLVDNAIVVSESIARKLEEHTDKMQAILEGTNEVVGALLGATLTTLGVFVPIIGLSGIQAQLFVEFAITISIAIGISFISSIILVPVLALLFLNSDQFNSQADTSASMGKLEQWYARTLRWVMFRKWTAVITALAILGCTYLLYNNLRFEFFPQSDSGSVSVNIELPSGTKLVKTAEVLRGFSDQLQQKDVVETVVTQMGQRGFTTRTNVGQMTITLVDEEDRDITTNSFSAQLRQELQSPGVDVNISGGGGGFGGFGGGGITLSLVGPEIEVLKAISDKIERTLLTDPNVISVDNGQSDPTPELHYRVNRQRISRMGSSLNDVASSLKTQVQGTRVGFLRQQGREIPIDVRTSKNDLTSRAQLLDLQLLQIEDQRLPVAALGIFESVEGVDQISRRNRETVLDVNIEVDGNPNEFREEIISIIQEQVVLPEGYRYEFTGSLQESDEGSNEIIWALLFAVLLTYMIMASLFENFVDPFVIWFSIPLAFFGALFGLWMIGTPLSATAFIGMFMLVGIIVNNGIVLVDYMHLYTKHNAHSDSLLNNAIEACKRRLRPILLTAITTICSMIPLSLGIGTGAEIWAPLARAVIGGLLFGSILTLYVIPAFIMGNKKERREAIRQHKE; encoded by the coding sequence ATGAAGAAATTTACTTTAGCCGGCAGCGTCTTAAAACGACCGATCAGCGTAATCATGGTTACCCTGGTTATTATTGGGTTTGGTGTATTTTCGCTATCCAACTTGAAGGTGACGCTCACTCCTTCATTGAACATCCCGATACTTGCAATCTCTACCAGCTACAGCAATGTAGCTCCTGAAGATATGCAAACCCTTATTGTTGAGCCTATTGAAGGGGCAATTTCGGCGGTTGAGGGTATCGAAACGCTGGAATCCAACATAAGCAAGGGAAGTGCTTTTATTATCCTGCGACTTAAGGCAGGCGTAAATATTCGCCATACAGAACTAAAAGTACGAGAAGAATTATCACGTATTCGCAATGAACTGCCCGAAGAAGCCGCAGAGCCAGTAATATTCCAGTTCGATCCGGATAATTTCCCTGTCATGCGATTGAGTTTGGATTCTGATCATACCGGACTGGATGAGCTGCGGCGTCTAGGCGTAGAATTTATAGAACCTCGTATTGAGCGATTAAAGGGAGTGGCCTCGGCAGACACTCGTGGAGGTCTTGAGCGTAAAATATTTATCAATGTATCCCCCATGTCACTGGCACAGCATCGCCTTATCCCTTCTGATATCGAGTCTGCTTTGCGGTCCAATAATGTTCAGGTCCCTATTGGCGATATACAAAATGGTCAAAACAGTTTTAGCCTACGTGCCACCTCTATGTATTCAAATGTAGAACAAATAAGACAAACGATTGTAACGGTTACCGAAGAAGGAGTACCCGTTCGCATTAAGGACATAGCCGAGGTTGAAGACAGCTTTGCTGAAATTACAACGCTTGTGGAAATCAATGGAAAAAACAGTGTTTCTTTGGAAGTTCAAAAGAAATCTGATGCCAATACCCTGGATGTTGTAAACGCTGTCAAAGATCAGCTATCAAACATCAATAACAATCTTCCACCTGATGTTAGCCTGCAGGTTTTGACCGATGATGGAGAAAATATTGAAAATTCGATATCAAACCTCACACAATCGGCACTCGCCGCGCTCCTTGTTGTTATTGTCGTTCTGCTGCTTTTTATGGGTGGATGGCGAATCTCACTGGTTGTTGCAGCTACCATACCGGTATCCATTACTGCGAGTTTCGGTGCGATGTACGCCGCTGGGCTTTCTCTGAATATTTTAACTATTACTGCCCTGGCTCTGGCCATTGGTCTGTTGGTAGATAATGCTATTGTCGTCTCTGAAAGTATTGCCCGTAAGTTGGAAGAGCATACAGACAAAATGCAGGCTATTCTCGAAGGCACTAATGAAGTGGTGGGGGCGCTCTTGGGAGCGACGCTAACTACACTCGGAGTTTTTGTTCCCATTATTGGCTTATCCGGTATTCAGGCTCAACTTTTTGTAGAGTTTGCCATTACTATTAGTATTGCAATCGGGATATCCTTCATATCTTCAATTATATTAGTTCCCGTTCTTGCCCTCCTATTCTTAAACAGCGACCAATTCAACTCGCAAGCAGATACTTCTGCAAGTATGGGTAAACTGGAACAGTGGTATGCCCGTACTCTACGGTGGGTCATGTTCCGAAAATGGACCGCTGTTATTACTGCCCTCGCTATCTTGGGATGCACATATCTGCTATATAACAATTTAAGATTTGAGTTCTTTCCGCAATCCGATTCGGGAAGTGTATCCGTCAATATAGAGTTACCTTCGGGAACAAAGCTTGTAAAAACAGCTGAGGTCTTGCGGGGCTTTAGTGACCAACTCCAGCAAAAAGACGTAGTTGAAACCGTGGTTACTCAGATGGGCCAGAGAGGCTTCACAACCCGAACCAATGTGGGGCAAATGACCATTACCCTCGTCGATGAAGAAGATAGAGATATTACTACCAACAGTTTTTCCGCACAACTGCGTCAGGAATTACAGTCCCCGGGAGTAGATGTCAACATAAGCGGTGGTGGCGGTGGATTTGGAGGCTTTGGCGGGGGCGGCATAACCCTTAGCCTCGTTGGACCAGAAATAGAAGTCCTGAAAGCAATTTCTGACAAAATAGAACGTACACTCCTTACAGATCCCAACGTAATATCCGTAGATAACGGACAGTCCGATCCTACTCCCGAATTACATTACCGGGTTAATCGACAGCGAATAAGCAGAATGGGTAGTTCTCTCAATGACGTTGCGAGTTCGCTAAAAACACAGGTACAAGGTACGCGGGTAGGCTTTTTGCGTCAGCAAGGACGAGAAATTCCCATAGATGTACGGACCTCTAAAAATGATCTCACCAGCCGGGCACAACTCCTGGACCTCCAGTTATTACAAATAGAAGACCAGCGGTTGCCCGTGGCCGCTCTGGGTATCTTTGAAAGCGTAGAAGGGGTTGATCAAATTTCTCGCCGTAACCGCGAAACTGTACTGGATGTAAATATTGAGGTTGATGGAAATCCCAATGAATTTCGTGAGGAAATTATCAGTATAATACAGGAGCAGGTAGTACTTCCAGAAGGCTATCGCTATGAATTTACCGGATCCCTTCAAGAGTCCGATGAAGGAAGCAATGAGATTATATGGGCTCTGCTCTTTGCAGTATTGTTGACCTATATGATTATGGCATCACTGTTTGAAAATTTCGTTGATCCTTTTGTAATCTGGTTCAGCATACCCCTCGCATTCTTTGGGGCCTTATTTGGACTTTGGATGATAGGAACACCATTGAGTGCGACCGCCTTTATAGGAATGTTTATGCTTGTCGGCATTATCGTTAATAATGGCATTGTACTGGTCGACTATATGCATCTCTATACCAAACATAACGCACATTCAGATTCTTTACTCAACAATGCCATTGAAGCCTGTAAAAGACGACTCAGACCTATTCTTTTAACGGCTATCACAACTATTTGCTCGATGATTCCACTTTCCCTGGGAATCGGCACCGGAGCTGAGATCTGGGCACCCCTTGCTCGTGCTGTCATTGGGGGGCTCCTTTTCGGTTCTATCCTAACGCTCTATGTGATTCCCGCCTTTATAATGGGGAATAAAAAAGAAAGACGAGAAGCAATTCGCCAACATAAAGAGTAA
- the rpoC gene encoding DNA-directed RNA polymerase subunit beta' encodes MPTTNTLTVSKDFDTIGISLASPETILSRSHGEVLTPETINYRTFKPEMDGLFCEKIFGPVKDYECHCGKYKRIRYKGIICDRCGVEVTRKAVRRERMGHISLTVPVVHIWYFKSLPNKLAYLLGYSSKNLEKIVYYETYVIMNPGVARDLGYKKGDLISEEEYYDIQEQLPEDQWEMDDEDPDKFRAKEGADAIEELLATLDLDELAYRLRYEARNETSQMRKKKKLKRLQVIESFRAANQHTENRPEWMVQRVIPVIPPELRPLVPLEGGRFATSDLNDLYRRVIIRNNRLKRLIDIKAPDVILRNEKRMLQEAVDSLYDNSRKSNAVRNNNRPLKSLSDMLKGKSGRFRQNLLGKRVDYSGRSVIVAGPELGLHECGLPKEMAVELYKPFIIRRLIERGYVKTVKSAKKVVDRRDPEVWEVLENVIDGHPVLLNRAPTLHRLGIQAYQPVLIEEKAVRLHPLSCTAFNADFDGDQMAVHLPLSHDAILEASVLMLGSHNILSPANGGPIAVPSQDMVLGIYYMTKMASDKKGEGKTFANTSEVLVAYDRNRLDMHAKINVRIPNLDENGEQEGYEIIKTTTGRVLFNEILPDEMGFINRTLGKKELRKIIGDIHYKVGTSRTVEFLDNMKEMGFEQATVGGISFSLEDIVIPDEKDELIQNTKDEVEDITGRYEMGFITDNERYNQVIDKWTSTTNRVSESLFTALTEDRQGFNPVYMMADSGARGSKEQIRQLGGMRGLMAKPQKSSQQEGNEVIENPILSSFKEGLTVLEYFISTHGARKGLADTALKTADAGYLTRRLVDVSQDIIINEQDCGTLRGIKMKALKDNEDVIESLEDRILGRVSLHDIYDPLTDELICEANQMIDEGVAQSIAETSIEEVEIRSVLTCETERGVCSKCYGRDLSRGTMVQVGEAVGVIAAQSIGEPGTQLTLRTFHVGGTASRMESESQHKAKFGGKIEFENIRVVEYDDGEEIHDVVLSRAGEIKIVDEEGKVLTTYNIPYGSELLVEEGDEIPKGVPICSWDPYNANIYAEIDGKVEYKDILEDITFSEETDAQTGHREKVVIDSKDRSLVPTLLVKGKDDRIREKTLPVDTHIVVEDGEEVSAGQVLAKIPRSTGQSKDITAGLPRVTELFEARSPSDPAAVSEIDGIVRMGGRKRGKQEVIVESKDGKTEKTYLISLSKHILVQENDYVEAGQQLSDGTIPAEEILNILGPYAVQSYLVNEIQEVYRLQGVQINDKHIETIVRTMMQKVEVTDSGDTMFLEGDKVDRFELNRKNDELIGKYVVTDVGGSDLKQGTILDRREVREINNELIKDGEEELETREAEPAISKPILLGITRAALSTESWLSAASFQETTKVLTQASIEAKKDELLGLKENVIVGHKVPAGTGLRKYDDLIVGKKAELDEDEQEVAKVFDQLSGAGEPDGAQEVPEATAETAEAEEDDS; translated from the coding sequence TTGCCGACTACTAACACATTAACAGTTTCGAAAGACTTCGATACAATTGGTATTTCTCTTGCGTCGCCGGAGACTATTCTCTCCCGCTCGCATGGCGAAGTCTTAACGCCCGAAACAATCAACTATCGTACCTTTAAACCGGAAATGGACGGTCTTTTCTGCGAAAAGATTTTTGGTCCGGTTAAAGATTATGAATGCCACTGTGGCAAATATAAACGAATCCGCTACAAAGGGATTATCTGTGACCGTTGCGGTGTAGAGGTCACGCGAAAAGCCGTTCGTCGGGAACGCATGGGGCATATTTCCCTGACGGTACCGGTGGTTCATATATGGTACTTTAAGTCACTACCAAATAAACTTGCATACCTGCTTGGCTATTCGTCCAAGAATCTGGAAAAGATTGTCTATTATGAGACCTATGTGATCATGAATCCGGGTGTGGCCCGTGATCTTGGTTACAAAAAAGGCGATCTTATTTCTGAAGAGGAATACTACGACATTCAGGAACAACTCCCCGAGGATCAGTGGGAGATGGATGACGAAGATCCTGACAAGTTCCGTGCTAAAGAAGGAGCCGATGCCATTGAAGAGCTGCTTGCTACGCTCGATCTTGATGAATTGGCTTATCGCCTTCGTTATGAAGCACGTAATGAAACTTCCCAGATGCGGAAGAAGAAAAAACTGAAGCGTCTGCAGGTTATAGAATCATTCCGTGCCGCTAACCAGCATACCGAAAACCGTCCTGAATGGATGGTACAGCGTGTAATCCCGGTTATTCCACCGGAACTTCGTCCCCTTGTACCTTTGGAAGGAGGGCGATTTGCAACTTCCGATCTCAATGATCTGTATCGCCGGGTTATTATCCGAAATAATCGATTGAAGCGTCTGATCGATATTAAAGCGCCCGATGTGATCCTTCGCAACGAGAAGCGGATGCTGCAGGAGGCTGTTGATTCCCTTTACGATAATTCTCGTAAATCCAATGCCGTACGTAATAATAACCGTCCGCTGAAATCACTCAGTGACATGCTGAAGGGTAAGAGCGGTCGTTTTCGGCAGAATCTGTTGGGTAAACGGGTTGACTATTCCGGACGTTCGGTAATTGTAGCCGGACCTGAGTTAGGTCTTCATGAATGCGGTCTTCCGAAAGAAATGGCGGTAGAACTCTATAAGCCGTTTATTATTCGACGACTTATTGAGCGTGGTTATGTAAAGACAGTTAAATCGGCCAAAAAGGTTGTTGATCGTCGCGATCCGGAAGTTTGGGAGGTACTGGAGAATGTTATTGATGGACATCCGGTACTGCTTAATCGTGCACCGACCTTACACAGATTAGGGATACAGGCGTATCAGCCGGTACTTATTGAGGAAAAAGCGGTACGTTTGCATCCTCTTTCCTGTACCGCTTTTAACGCTGACTTTGACGGTGACCAGATGGCGGTACACTTGCCGCTGAGTCATGATGCCATCCTTGAAGCCTCGGTCTTGATGCTGGGCTCGCATAATATTTTGAGTCCCGCTAACGGTGGACCGATTGCGGTGCCTTCACAGGATATGGTTCTGGGTATTTATTACATGACGAAGATGGCCAGTGATAAAAAAGGAGAGGGTAAAACCTTTGCCAATACCAGTGAGGTTCTTGTAGCCTACGATCGGAATCGCCTGGATATGCATGCAAAAATCAATGTCCGCATTCCTAATCTAGATGAAAACGGAGAACAAGAAGGATATGAGATTATAAAAACTACTACCGGCCGTGTACTCTTTAATGAGATTCTGCCGGATGAAATGGGTTTCATTAATCGTACGCTTGGTAAGAAGGAACTGCGTAAGATTATTGGTGATATCCATTATAAGGTGGGAACTTCCCGAACGGTTGAATTCCTTGATAATATGAAGGAGATGGGCTTCGAGCAGGCTACTGTCGGAGGTATTTCCTTTAGTCTGGAAGATATTGTTATTCCGGATGAAAAGGATGAGCTCATCCAGAATACCAAGGATGAAGTAGAAGATATTACCGGCCGCTATGAGATGGGTTTCATTACCGATAATGAACGCTATAACCAGGTTATTGACAAGTGGACAAGTACTACAAACCGCGTGTCTGAATCCCTGTTTACTGCGTTGACGGAAGATCGGCAGGGTTTTAATCCCGTCTATATGATGGCCGACTCTGGTGCTCGTGGATCGAAAGAACAGATTCGACAGTTGGGCGGTATGCGTGGATTGATGGCGAAGCCGCAGAAAAGTTCACAGCAGGAAGGTAATGAAGTTATTGAGAATCCAATTCTCTCATCCTTTAAAGAGGGACTTACGGTTCTTGAATACTTTATTTCAACACACGGTGCTCGTAAAGGTCTTGCTGATACGGCGCTTAAAACGGCTGATGCGGGTTACCTGACTCGTCGTCTTGTTGACGTATCGCAAGACATTATTATCAATGAGCAAGATTGTGGTACGCTTCGCGGTATTAAGATGAAGGCACTTAAGGATAACGAAGATGTTATCGAAAGTCTTGAAGATCGTATTCTGGGCCGCGTTTCTCTGCACGATATCTATGATCCCCTGACAGATGAATTGATCTGTGAAGCGAATCAAATGATTGATGAAGGCGTAGCCCAAAGTATTGCTGAGACCTCCATTGAAGAGGTTGAGATTCGATCAGTACTTACATGCGAAACCGAGCGTGGTGTATGTTCTAAATGCTACGGTCGCGATCTTTCCAGGGGAACTATGGTACAGGTTGGTGAGGCAGTAGGTGTTATTGCTGCTCAATCAATTGGTGAACCTGGTACCCAGCTTACTCTCCGAACGTTCCACGTTGGTGGTACGGCTTCTCGAATGGAGTCAGAATCACAACACAAAGCGAAGTTTGGCGGTAAGATTGAGTTTGAGAATATCCGAGTAGTTGAATACGATGACGGAGAAGAAATACATGATGTAGTTCTTAGTCGGGCCGGAGAAATAAAAATCGTAGACGAAGAAGGTAAGGTACTGACAACCTATAATATTCCGTACGGTTCAGAACTCTTGGTTGAAGAGGGGGATGAAATTCCGAAGGGAGTTCCCATCTGTAGCTGGGATCCGTATAATGCAAATATTTATGCGGAAATTGATGGTAAAGTTGAGTACAAAGATATTCTGGAAGACATTACATTTTCCGAAGAAACAGATGCTCAGACCGGTCACCGCGAAAAAGTGGTGATAGATTCCAAAGATCGCTCACTCGTACCCACGCTTTTGGTTAAAGGGAAAGACGATCGTATCCGTGAGAAAACCTTGCCTGTCGATACGCATATTGTTGTTGAAGACGGCGAGGAGGTATCAGCAGGACAGGTACTTGCGAAGATTCCACGATCAACGGGTCAATCCAAGGATATTACGGCCGGTTTGCCGCGTGTTACGGAGCTGTTTGAGGCTCGTTCACCGAGTGATCCTGCTGCAGTATCTGAGATTGACGGTATCGTTCGCATGGGCGGACGAAAGCGTGGTAAGCAGGAAGTGATTGTCGAAAGTAAGGACGGCAAGACAGAAAAAACGTATCTCATTTCACTCTCCAAGCATATCCTTGTTCAGGAGAATGATTATGTAGAGGCCGGACAACAACTTTCTGACGGTACGATTCCTGCAGAAGAAATTCTGAATATTCTCGGTCCTTATGCCGTACAGTCATACCTTGTGAATGAAATTCAGGAGGTCTACCGACTGCAGGGTGTACAGATTAATGATAAGCACATTGAAACTATTGTGCGGACCATGATGCAGAAGGTAGAGGTTACCGATTCTGGTGATACCATGTTCCTTGAAGGGGATAAAGTGGATCGGTTCGAGCTTAACCGCAAGAACGATGAGCTTATTGGTAAATACGTAGTTACCGATGTCGGAGGTAGTGACCTTAAGCAAGGCACTATTTTAGATCGCCGTGAAGTTCGTGAAATTAATAACGAGCTTATTAAGGACGGTGAGGAAGAACTTGAAACCAGAGAGGCAGAACCTGCAATTTCCAAGCCCATTCTGCTTGGTATTACACGGGCTGCTCTTTCTACTGAAAGCTGGTTATCGGCCGCTTCCTTCCAGGAGACTACTAAGGTCTTAACACAAGCTTCTATAGAGGCTAAGAAAGATGAACTGCTTGGTCTTAAGGAGAATGTAATTGTTGGACATAAAGTACCTGCTGGAACCGGCCTGCGAAAATACGACGATCTTATTGTCGGTAAGAAGGCCGAGCTTGATGAAGATGAGCAAGAAGTTGCGAAAGTGTTTGATCAGCTCAGTGGAGCTGGCGAACCCGATGGTGCACAAGAAGTACCCGAAGCAACAGCTGAAACAGCGGAAGCAGAAGAAGATGATTCCTAG
- a CDS encoding YtxH domain-containing protein, with translation MSKSKDFTLGLLSGALVGSVIALLYAPDKGSNTRDVLSYRLSSYMDELTHLIDKLSDEKESISEAKRKGDLVVEDARKRAEDLINEAEDLLGSIEKAKENVKESE, from the coding sequence ATGAGTAAGTCAAAAGATTTTACCCTTGGTTTGTTATCCGGTGCCTTGGTAGGTTCGGTCATCGCACTTCTATATGCTCCTGACAAAGGTAGTAATACCCGTGATGTTCTTTCTTACAGACTAAGTTCTTATATGGATGAATTAACCCATCTTATTGATAAGCTGTCTGACGAAAAGGAATCGATCTCTGAAGCGAAAAGAAAAGGAGACTTAGTTGTTGAAGACGCTCGAAAGAGGGCTGAAGATTTAATCAACGAAGCAGAAGACTTGTTGGGTTCTATTGAAAAAGCGAAAGAAAATGTAAAAGAATCCGAATAG